The Hydrogenobacter thermophilus TK-6 genome window below encodes:
- a CDS encoding DUF4416 family protein, producing MELAKPILAVIYRQEDILREFLKELCLQDISPIFGFPSIQRYYSKEMGDGLLKVFISLQGLMRKEDLIRFKLWAMQKEMDFSCSGRRSINIDPGYVDEHHLVLSSSKKRGGRFYLGEGVYAEMEYLFVYGGFRPLYWTYPDYRDERVRRFFQAVRERFLEELKTAKHGSNFQLVSFTQNILYKTFQTGRVVCKEEPKA from the coding sequence ATGGAACTCGCCAAGCCCATCCTTGCAGTAATATACAGACAGGAGGATATCCTAAGGGAGTTTTTAAAAGAGCTTTGCCTTCAGGACATTTCTCCCATTTTTGGCTTTCCTTCTATACAGAGATACTACTCTAAGGAGATGGGTGATGGACTTTTGAAGGTGTTTATCTCTTTGCAAGGTCTTATGAGAAAGGAAGATTTAATCAGATTTAAGCTCTGGGCGATGCAAAAGGAAATGGATTTTTCTTGCTCTGGAAGAAGGAGCATAAACATAGACCCCGGATATGTGGATGAGCATCACCTTGTGCTATCATCCTCCAAAAAAAGAGGTGGAAGGTTTTATTTGGGAGAGGGAGTTTATGCGGAGATGGAGTATCTTTTTGTTTACGGAGGCTTCAGACCTTTATACTGGACTTACCCGGATTACAGGGACGAGAGAGTCAGGAGATTTTTTCAAGCGGTTAGAGAAAGATTTTTAGAGGAGTTAAAGACTGCAAAGCATGGGAGCAATTTCCAGCTTGTATCTTTCACCCAAAACATACTCTACAAAACTTTCCAAACTGGGAGAGTGGTCTGTAAAGAAGAGCCTAAGGCTTGA
- the murI gene encoding glutamate racemase translates to MKLGVFDSGVGGLTVLKEIKKAFPSLDLVYLGDTARVPYGGKSKDTIIRYSLECAEFLIRFDIDLLVVACNTASSYALDILKKELGIPVFGVIKPGVRKALEVSKNKVIGVIGTKSTIKSGVYQRSLMEAGSVVYAKACPLFVPLVEEGLTHGDIVDKVVDFYLRDFKNTQMDTLILGCTHYPLLAEAIKNYMGDVQIVDSASALVEDISSFVKNEGTSSLRLFFTDHSPSLESFVEYVLGERYKLEIAPMLCSL, encoded by the coding sequence ATGAAACTTGGTGTTTTTGATTCTGGAGTGGGTGGGCTAACTGTTCTAAAAGAGATAAAAAAAGCCTTTCCCAGTTTGGACCTTGTTTACCTTGGGGACACAGCAAGAGTGCCTTACGGAGGAAAGTCTAAGGATACCATAATACGCTATAGCTTGGAGTGTGCTGAATTTTTGATAAGGTTTGATATAGATCTGCTGGTGGTAGCTTGCAACACCGCAAGCTCTTATGCACTTGACATTCTAAAAAAGGAGCTTGGCATACCTGTCTTTGGAGTTATAAAACCCGGTGTTAGAAAGGCTCTGGAAGTTTCAAAAAACAAGGTTATAGGCGTGATAGGCACCAAAAGCACCATAAAGAGCGGAGTATATCAGAGAAGTCTTATGGAGGCAGGAAGCGTAGTTTATGCAAAAGCCTGTCCGCTGTTTGTCCCTCTGGTGGAAGAGGGATTAACTCATGGGGATATAGTAGATAAAGTAGTAGATTTTTACCTGAGGGACTTTAAAAATACCCAAATGGATACGCTAATACTTGGATGCACACACTATCCACTTTTGGCAGAGGCTATAAAAAATTACATGGGGGATGTGCAGATAGTGGATTCTGCAAGTGCTTTGGTGGAAGACATAAGCAGCTTTGTTAAAAACGAGGGAACTTCAAGCCTTAGGCTCTTCTTTACAGACCACTCTCCCAGTTTGGAAAGTTTTGTAGAGTATGTTTTGGGTGAAAGATACAAGCTGGAAATTGCTCCCATGCTTTGCAGTCTTTAA
- the accC gene encoding acetyl-CoA carboxylase biotin carboxylase subunit, producing the protein MIKKVLIANRGEIAVRVIRTCKEMGLKTVSIYSEADRDCMHVKLADKSVCIGPAEASKSYLDIPRIMSAIEVSDADAVHPGYGFLAENPRFAEIVSASNKIFIGPPSHVLELIGDKIMSKEVAKKVGIPLVPGSDGCVDIKEAIDTANRIGYPVVIKASAGGGGRGIRVVRNEKELREKLPLAIEEAKVAFGDGRVYIEKYLINPKHIEVQVLADKYGHVISLGERECSIQRRNQKLIEEAPSISIDEVQRKQIEEAAVEFCKAIGYEGAGTVEFLMDQDGKFYFMEMNGRIQVEHPVTEMITGIDIVKWQIKIARGERLNIKSVERRGFAIEFRINAEDPNNFMPTPGKIEELYLPGGFGVRVDTHIYCGYAVPPYYDSLIAKLIVWGEDRKSVIRRAKRALEEFVISGQGLKTNIDFHRRVISTREFAEGKHHIKFIEEMMV; encoded by the coding sequence GTGATAAGGACTTGTAAGGAGATGGGTTTGAAGACGGTGAGTATCTATTCGGAAGCGGATAGGGATTGTATGCATGTAAAACTTGCGGACAAAAGTGTGTGTATAGGTCCTGCGGAGGCAAGCAAGAGTTATTTAGATATTCCTCGTATCATGTCCGCTATAGAGGTCTCAGACGCTGACGCTGTGCATCCGGGATATGGCTTCCTTGCGGAAAACCCACGCTTTGCGGAGATAGTAAGCGCCAGTAATAAGATTTTCATAGGCCCGCCTTCGCATGTGTTGGAGCTTATAGGCGATAAGATAATGTCCAAGGAGGTGGCTAAAAAGGTGGGTATTCCTTTGGTGCCGGGGAGTGATGGCTGTGTGGACATAAAGGAAGCTATAGATACAGCCAATAGGATAGGCTACCCTGTGGTTATAAAGGCATCTGCTGGTGGTGGTGGAAGGGGCATAAGGGTTGTCAGGAACGAAAAGGAACTCAGAGAAAAGCTACCCTTGGCTATAGAGGAGGCTAAGGTGGCTTTTGGCGATGGGAGGGTATACATAGAAAAATACCTTATAAATCCTAAGCATATTGAGGTGCAGGTGCTGGCAGACAAATACGGTCATGTAATATCTCTTGGAGAGAGAGAATGCTCTATCCAAAGAAGGAACCAAAAGCTTATAGAGGAGGCGCCAAGCATCTCCATAGATGAGGTGCAAAGGAAGCAGATAGAAGAAGCTGCCGTTGAGTTTTGTAAAGCTATAGGTTATGAGGGTGCAGGGACGGTTGAATTTCTCATGGATCAAGACGGGAAGTTTTACTTTATGGAGATGAACGGAAGGATTCAGGTGGAGCATCCTGTTACTGAAATGATAACGGGTATTGACATAGTAAAGTGGCAGATAAAGATAGCCAGAGGGGAAAGGCTAAATATAAAAAGTGTAGAAAGAAGGGGATTTGCCATAGAGTTCAGAATAAATGCGGAAGACCCCAACAACTTTATGCCCACACCCGGCAAAATAGAGGAGCTATACTTACCCGGTGGCTTTGGTGTCAGGGTGGATACGCACATTTACTGCGGATACGCGGTACCACCTTATTACGACTCTCTAATTGCCAAGCTCATAGTCTGGGGAGAGGACAGAAAGTCAGTCATAAGGAGGGCAAAGAGAGCGCTGGAGGAGTTTGTCATATCTGGGCAAGGTCTAAAAACCAACATAGATTTTCACAGGAGGGTGATATCTACAAGAGAGTTTGCGGAAGGCAAGCATCATATAAAGTTCATAGAGGAGATGATGGTATAA